The sequence CAACTGAAGAGATGTTAATAAATCTGCATAACTCTTTAGACTTTGGAGAATAAATTCCATATCGAAATCAATTAGCTAGTGTGAAGTAGAGTTTGTCTTTGCTCTCAGGTTCTTGCTTGCTGCTCTATGTGCGTGTTTCAACAGGCTTATTGTAGAAAAACACAACCTGCACATCTTAAGCAATCCACATTCATAGTGTGAGGAAACAAAACATGCTCAGCCACTGATCCGTGTAATGCAATTCTGCCTCAAAACAGGCTTTCTAAAACATGTTCATACCACAAAGACACAGGATTTATGTGAATACGTAGCTGTTAATTACCTGCTTAAAAACAGTATTTGAAGAGGTCCTTTAGTATGGCAACTGAATTTAGATGTTAAAACtctcttttcaaacacaaaccATATTTCATCTTAGCAATGTGGAATGTGTTACACCTGAAGCTGATCCACTCCCTTTCCTACAGCAGGCTTAGACCTGTTGTGAATCTACATGGTAGAGGTTTTTTCACCGGGTGAGTGGGATTCACTCAATCATTCAAACTATATCAAACTATAGCCCACGGATAAACTGAATGTTCATGCTCACAAACTGGaatcattaatttattattcataaatTAACTTTGGATATGGAAAGTGACCTTGATTTAAGACCTTACTATACTATGCCAATCATCAAGTAACATGAGAGTGAGAGTGTCCATAACTCCATGACTACAAATATTCTGGTACCATTACTGACAATAAGTTGACTTTAGTATTATTGTGCCCTCATTGAACATGTAAATGTGGGTTATAACTGAAAGCTACAACCATTGTATGTTACTATTTTGTTTCTATATTGTGTACATTGGAGCACTGAATAAACACAATTTTGTTCTCCTTTATACAGAGGACTATGACAATAAATTCTAACTTGAACCTTATTTTTTCTAATACTAAAAATCTGTAAAGAAATTACTTATAAAAGATTACACCATTTTACAAATCATTTCTTCTCTTGtggttttcagttttatgttgccttgaagtttcatatttttaGCATTAGACTGAAAATACTACATTAAATTGATTGGAGTGCTGCACAAATCACTGACACTAAATCTGAATGACTACTGAAGCAGTAATATTATACCTGACCTCTGGACTGGGGAAGAGAAATGGGGAACATGTTGCAATATCTGAGGCTGAAATCGTAACTGAGCTTCAAAGGTAAAtactttcatttctgtttgccACTCATGGTTGAATTACTTTCACCATGCCCAGTCTACATTAGAAACAATCTTGTCCTGATCTCTTCAAATATGCTTTACATAAACAAGATGGTTTTGCAAGACAGTTGGACAAAAAAGATACACAAATGCAACACAACTCActtttttgaaacatttgattttattacaacaaaaatatcattttatgtgttgtttttcagaacATTTCCTGAATGGCACCATTTACAGGCATTCTTATGGTATTGTTGATAATGCAGTATCTTTGATGGATTTCCATTAATAgaaatatttatgatttttcTCCTTTACTTTTAAACCTCTTGCCCTGTTAAGCCCTTTCTAAACTACATGGAATAAGAACGATAATACATATCCATTACATTAATATACTTGGGATTACAGACAGATCGTTCACCATAGCATCAGCCCAAACACCATTTCTAATCAAACATGGTGGCACGGAAAACAGAGGCAGAATCAGAGATGATGGGTCGGAATCATAATTGGAGGAAGAGCAGGAATTAACAGGGCAGGACTGAAGCAGAGGAATCATGCAGGTGTGCTTCAGTTATTTCCCTTCCTTCATggctttcttctcctcttcaatTTCTGTGTGAtcaaaagagagacagacagagacaaagatggTGGAGGAGATTAATATATGAATCAGTTTGGAGATCAATTATTAGTCCTTAATTGTTATCAGAACAAGAAAATATATCCAGGAGGTATAAATCTGAATACTGTGATTAGTCTTTTTGGTCAGAAAATATTAAACCGACGACCAACAACTTGTATGTTAACATATATCTTAGGCCTAGGATGTATAAAAACCAACTAATATAGCTCTGTGTTTAAATATTATCATCCTATAATCATATATTTTAAACTACAACTGATGTACAACAATAATCTAAGGCATCAGTGTCAAATATTCTGGCTGGTGAGTAAGATTTAACTGTGCAGCAGCTGGTGCAGCAGATGGTTGCACTCTTGAGTTTGGCTCTGTCACCAATAAGCTGCCAGAACTTCCAGTGAATGgtcaagtctctctctctctctcgctctctcagtTGCTCTCTAAATGATCAGGTGTGCACTGACTGGAGTGCAAATAATTAATGAGGCATTCTAGagatttatttacattcatACAAAGTTGGGAAACTtacaagacacaaaaaaatggttaaaaagaACGCTGTAGAGGCTGAGATATCTGGTATCTGGAGATAATGGTGGCTCCTTCATTTCTCATAATGCAAGACTGTAGCAGAAGAATGCCTGTATGATGAATGCTCATGTCTTTCAAACAACTGAGATGAActcaaacagacaaactgaGATAACTTACTATGTTCTCACATttagacagagaaacagaagaaggcTGTGTAGTACTcctcattacaagtaaaattcaGCTGTAAAATCTATGTATGTATCTAATGTCTGACTATGATTTCAGCAGTAATGTACAATATGAAGCCATTAAAGTAAATGTAGAGTGTGTCAGAGTGTGGCAAAGTAGTGAAAATCAattatgaaatttaaaaaaagatattaaattaaaataaataattatgatttAGTAATAACAGTTTAAGTATGCTTATGTAACTTTTACTGAACAGCAGCTACTGTGGCTACAAGTAAGAGTTACAGAGTAACGGTGAACGCTCAAACAGTTTAACTGTAGTTCAAGTAGAAAAGAGTCATTACTGAATGTCATACAGCAATATCTATCTAACGTTTGCTTACATTAGTTAATAATCTAACATACCAGACTAGCTTAGGCGCCAAAACCTCTGAGTGCACTGAATTGATTGAGGGTGTGGTTTATTGCTAGTGAATTTAATTGAAGGATGTCTTgtaaaagttacatagtctcacTTTGATGCTTTCAAATCAGGTACAAActgcacagtaaaaaaaaaatacccttaTTCTGCTATAAGCAATGTTCAACACAGGTGACTCCTTTCAATGCAACATCTCTCATTAGAAAAATCACAGTTAAAGACTCATATAAAGCCAACATGTACCTGCTTCTGTGCTAATATTGAGAGTGTTTTGCCACTGGCATATAAGTCAGAGTCAGTCAGCAGAGAGTCTCTCCACCTCTGGAGGGAAAGGATGAGCACTTAGCCTCACTAACTTAAACTCTCCTCTTCTTGCTGCTTTATGTCACACCAGATCTGAAGTGAGACTTTTCTGTTATGTATCATCTGAACCTTTAATCAATTTCTCTATCAAGTGACTACAATTTATGCGTTTTTCCCACAGTGCTGGGTGCACGAAGCTCCACATGGCCTCTTAATCTAATATCTTTTAAAGAGACCAAGATCTCATAATAAGCATAAAAAATGTCACAAGCATCACTCTAAGATAATAGCGGACACTGTACTGCGCTGTAGGGGTGGGGATGGGGTCATGTGTTTCTTATGAACTGGTTAGAATTAAGCAGGACAAGGGCAAGCTCTCAGCTCTCAGGCGGTGTGGGTGTGTACCTGCAGATAATCAGTAATGCAATATTTGCGGTAGCCTATTGTAACGATAGGAAGGGAGGAGTTTTACTACATAGAACAAGGAGCAGAGAAAAAGGCGAAACACGTCCAAAGGTAGATTTTTCTTAAGAGCACACTTAGTTCCTCTTTAACACCTACCCTCCTTGGTTGGAAGATGGTTCTTTTCGTTTGTGCTAGTCTTCCTTAGACTTTTCTTGTTAAACTGCTGCACCTCCTGTTTGACTGGATTGTCGTCGCTCATTTTGGAAGATTTCtaagtgggagagagagaaagcaaaaatgattcaaatcaaaacaaggaGTTTAACTATTACataagacaaaagaaaatgctAAAGAAAAGAATACTTGAGAGAGAGCAAACATATGATCTTATCATCATTTCATCACTCTAGATGTTGTCTGAGGTGCATGCCCGTACAGGTACACAAATAAAGCCACACCTCAGTGAAGAAAGACTGTACTAGGTTGTACTCCGGAGTTATGTAAGCCAGTCACAAGAAACAACACGCACATACTTTATAACTTGTCATCCAGCTCCAGTGTGGTGTTATGTTACACTACTGTTATTTGCAGCAATGCAGTTCGACAAGAGCACAGACAGGATTGGAAGGAAACATCCAATCTTGATGGTCTGGTCATTGTAGGGATTAGGAAAATATAAAGTACACAGCAGGgccaatgaaacaaacataaaggaAGTTAGATCAGATCTGGAAAatcaaatgtttcagttttgctgggagagtgtgtgcatgggaaaaaaaaaaaaaaaattctaaagaACTAGGACCACAGTTTTTTTTGCTTATAACACTAGGGTACATATCCACACCTACAGTTTGCACACCCTGAGTTTCAAAGGGCTGCACAGCATGTATATGAGGCGCGCTTCATATTCACATTCATCATAAGGATGTGACAGGTGAAAATACTCGGCACAGACACATTTAAGACAGGTTTAAGTGATGACAGAACAAGTTCCACATACAGTGAAGCCGCCTTGGCACTGCCAGGTATCCACACACACCTCACGGCATAACTTACTACTGTAGCATGACAGTAACTGTAGCTGCAGGCCTATAGCTGAAAGATTGCATAACACCAACAAGACTTAACTACATGGAAATAATTTCTCAAAATTAATTTTGATCTCTGTATTACTTTGCATTGCAATAATTGACAGTGATGACAATGCAAACTGCTGAAAAGAGGTAATTGAAGATCATTTTACCTGGTGCAGGGGTGCGCAGTGAGGCTGTCCTTTACAGGTGAGATGCGTCTGTGTAATCCGTGCGAAGCCAACGGTTTAAATAGACCCTACACGCCCTTCTGCACGCCGACATGGAAACCGATGCTCTGACTCTCATTGGCTCCCAAAGCTCAGATTTTAATTGGACACCCTGGATGCCTGCAGGCTGCTCTTTGGGCATGGTTACCCACTCCTGCTGTGAAATATTGTAATCATTTGTCCCTCCCTGTACCTGCGTGTAAGAATGGACTGCCGCTGTGCTGCTGATCGGCGCATTGAGCTCCCATTATAGATAATGTGGATGAGttcatgttttgatttttaaacaCAATACCATCTAGTGGACTGGTCATGACATGACATGGGTTGAAAAAAATTCCGGTAGAATAGTATGAAAACAGCAGCGGTGGAAGAagaactcagatcctttacttaagtaaaagtaccaatacagcaatttaaaagtactccattacaagtaaaagccctgcatgaaaaatcctacttaagtaaaagtacataagtattagcagcaaaatgtagttaaagtattaaagtaaaagtagttgtTTGGTCCCTCTGATATATTATTAGATAATACTCAAGCATCAGCTTGTATGCAGCATCAGGTGACCCCAAAGGGTCACCAAATAAACCTGAGGGGTCATAAAATTATTaataggagaggaaagaggaaaaatctTATATTTGGTGGATTTCAGTTCAGAAATGTTCTGATctgaaatctgttttcagttgttagactttttctctgatctttgatttttggtgaaatattggatcatttgaacatttattgaaatgaaaccatgtgagaggtttagaggggaaaatcactatttggtggagctgttaacaactcatagacatctgaaatgtgaccccgactacacactactttttgtaagatgtcatatgccaaaaaggttggaaaccactggtttcatcttcaacaatgtgttgtatcttcatctgaaagtaactaaagctgtcaaataaatgtagtggagtagaaagtacaatatttcccactgaaatgtagcggagtggaagtataaagtagcatcaaatgaaaatactcaagttaagtacaagtaACCTAAAAATTGctcttaagtacagtacttgagtaaatgtacttagttactttccacctctggaAAACAGCAAGCACACCATAGCAACTGCATGacttaaaagtttatttatacactTTGAGAAAAAAGTCTGTATCTTGAAACGATTATTCTTATGTCATATATTTTCACAGCTATATGTTGAGGTAACAGACAGTCACTGgacattttatacattcatacacatacagttTAATATAATGGGCTACATTGTGAATAATAAGGCCGCAGTCTGTCCCACACACATGGGAGAGAGGCAGGGTACACCCCGGATGGGTTGGCGTTGTATCACAGTGCTATATAGCAATTTACTTTCTGATTATCCTAACCTGCATGGACAACTGCATAGACAGGGATAGTACATGCAGACTTCACACAGAAAGGCCCCACCTGGTCGGAGGATTCTTCTTGCTGTGACACAACAGTGCTGACCACTGAGCCACTGTGCTGCCAGAACTCATTTGTTCCACctatttaatatatatgtaatatctATATCATACAGCAAAAGAACATAACATAGTGACAATATACCTTGAACATGCATTCATCTCCTTAATGcacttaaaggggaactccagtgat comes from Thunnus maccoyii chromosome 8, fThuMac1.1, whole genome shotgun sequence and encodes:
- the tmsb1 gene encoding thymosin beta 1, whose amino-acid sequence is MSDDNPVKQEVQQFNKKSLRKTSTNEKNHLPTKEEIEEEKKAMKEGK